Proteins co-encoded in one Waddlia chondrophila WSU 86-1044 genomic window:
- a CDS encoding Lpg1974 family pore-forming outer membrane protein: MRSIKNSILILLSAAGCLTLSPVGAAEICECGFTIGGDYLYWSPCLSNLHFAAEGQSSFTEESNVSNIVNYHFIDPDWNGGFRLYLGKEDLCGCFDVMATYTNFSSKCFDSIVNKDPLLSLTWPTPLPVEYGRYATTDWKIDFQRAELVVGYSIEFGKGCGLCLKPFAGADYASICQDRIDKMHDVKPIEGDDKNSPVDPSLTNTLTRSLDYKGIGPMVGIGYDFELFEGLSTFGKASLSLLVGKADIEDEQEIFNNGTTTVNVQKYKDKCVCVPGVHLQTGLSLKTLVCNKWLLLRAGYEYLQYIHAPSHLMYNTESPGSFTGLNHNSVTFQGFFGGVAFSF; the protein is encoded by the coding sequence ATGAGATCTATAAAAAATTCGATTTTAATTCTTTTGTCTGCCGCAGGATGTTTGACCCTTTCTCCTGTCGGAGCTGCTGAAATTTGCGAATGCGGTTTTACCATTGGCGGAGATTATTTGTATTGGTCTCCTTGCCTTAGCAATTTGCATTTTGCAGCGGAAGGGCAATCATCTTTCACAGAAGAAAGCAATGTCAGCAATATTGTGAATTATCACTTTATCGATCCCGATTGGAACGGAGGATTTCGTTTATACTTAGGAAAAGAAGACTTGTGCGGTTGTTTTGACGTAATGGCGACCTACACGAACTTTAGCTCGAAGTGCTTCGATAGCATTGTTAATAAGGATCCTCTTCTATCCTTAACTTGGCCAACTCCGCTTCCGGTTGAATATGGCAGGTATGCGACTACGGACTGGAAAATTGATTTTCAAAGAGCGGAGCTGGTTGTCGGGTATTCCATTGAATTTGGAAAGGGATGCGGTCTTTGCTTAAAACCTTTTGCAGGGGCGGACTATGCGTCTATTTGCCAGGATCGCATAGATAAGATGCATGATGTTAAGCCTATTGAAGGAGATGATAAGAATTCTCCCGTTGATCCATCGTTGACAAATACCCTAACACGTTCCCTGGACTATAAGGGCATTGGCCCGATGGTTGGAATTGGGTATGACTTTGAGCTTTTCGAAGGGTTGTCGACATTTGGAAAGGCAAGCCTGAGTTTATTGGTGGGAAAAGCTGATATTGAAGACGAACAAGAGATTTTCAATAATGGGACAACGACCGTAAATGTGCAAAAGTACAAGGATAAATGTGTCTGTGTGCCTGGGGTGCATTTGCAGACAGGATTGTCTTTGAAGACGCTTGTGTGTAACAAATGGCTTCTTTTAAGGGCTGGATACGAATATTTACAATATATACATGCACCTTCCCATCTCATGTACAACACTGAAAGTCCAGGTTCATTTACCGGATTAAACCATAATTCGGTGACTTTTCAAGGATTCTTCGGCGGCGTCGCTTTCTCCTTTTAA